The following is a genomic window from Bacteroidota bacterium.
GGGTGAATACATACGCCTGAAGGAATGCCACAAGTAATTCCATGGCAAACATGAACACGGTAAAGAGAATGGATACTATGGACACACCAAGACCACCTCCCATAGACTCGCCGCCTTTGCCGAAGATGAAGATGAGGCTGTAGAACGCAAGGGCTATGATGTGACCGGCTGAAATGTTCGCAAACAAACGAATCATGAGTACGAACGGACGCAGGAACATACCCAGAATTTCAATCGGAGTAAGAATAACCAGTACGAACGCCGGTACACCGGGCATGGCAAAAATGTGGCGCCAGTAGTGGCCGTTTCCGTTAATGGTGGTAATAATAAAGGTAAGCAGGGCTAGCGCAGCGGTAATGGTGATGTTTCCGGTAAAGTTGGCTCCGCCCGGGAAGAACGGAATAAGACCAAGCATGTTGGAGAACCAGATAAAGAAAAATACCGTGAGCAGGTAAGGCATAAACTTCTCGTACTTGTGCCCCAGCGCCGGCCTGGCAAGATCATCGCGCACGAAAATGATAATGGGTTCAAAGAACGACTGCATGCCCTTGGGCGCCTGTCCGGGACGACGCTTGTAGGCTTTCGCTATGCTCATAAATACATACATGAGCATAATTACCACAATGAAAAGGGTAACTACGTTCTTGGTAATGGAGAAATCATACAGGTGGTGGGTAGCCTCGTGGTTGGCCGCATTCAGCGTTTCGTCCCAAACCTCAATTTTGTTTTCCTCCATTTTGTAGCTGTAGTGGGCACCTTTGTACACACCCGACGCATTGTCGTGGAAACGGCTGGAAAGGAAAAACTCAAACCCTTTGTCGGTTTTCAGGATCACGGGCAGGGGAATGTGCGTGTGGCCCCAGAGGTGCCAGTCGTGCGCATCGGAGATGTGCTCCATGATCATTTTGCCGGGATTGAACTTGGCTTCTTCACCATGTTCGCCGTGGGCAGGCTTGGCCTCATGGCCCGAAGCCATTACGGAGTCATTATTGAGCGAATCGTGTTCCTGCGGTTCGTAAGCAAAACCAAAGGCAGGCAGCAGCAGCGTGCTGAAAAAGAGGACGAGACGGGTCAGAGCGGCGTTGGAACGCATTGATTCTGAGTGCATTTAAGGTGAGCGGCGTGCTACACCCCGAAATTCGGCTGCAAATGTAGGGATTTGTTTCGGAGATCAGAAAGAAAGTTCAGGGAAATTCGTCGAAATCAGTTGCCCGTTGGTCGTATTCGGAGCTGATTGTGGTCAGGTTGCGGGAATGCGGGCGAAATTAAAACCCCGGGGGATGTTTGTAGCGGGAAAAACTTACTTGCCTTTGGGCAGGAAATGCTTATAAAGAAGTGCTACCTCAAACGTAGTAAAGAGGAGATAAAAAACGAGGAAGTGAATAATAAAATGCACCGCCAGCGCCTTGTTGGTAAATGCATAAAGTACAATGACAATCAGAAAAATAAACAACTTAAATGTGGTAAGCCCCATGAACATGCGCACGAAGGCTTTCGGGTCGCCCTCGCCCGAGCGGAGAAGGATGTAATGTACCACCGCTGTAATGATTACAAAAAAAGCAAACAATGCCCAGCTCAGCGGGTGTTGCTTCCACACCGGCATAAATGCATTCCATGCCGCCAGCGCCCCGCCCACAATGGCCGAGAACACCAGCAAACGCACTAAAAAGGATTTGAAAGCTGCAGGCATCTGGCCGCAAAGATAGGAGTTTGCCGCTCGGCTTTGCCCGCAACGTTATTTCAAAAACGGAATTGCCACAAAAAATGTAGCCGAAGCCCCGCTCAGCCGCGTGCCCGGAAATGGCAAAGCATTTCCACGTTTTTGCTTCCAGCCGGTTTTCGACCAGTCGTGACGGTACAGGCCACGCAAGCCAAGTACAGCATACCTGCCCAACAGGATAGTAAACTCCGTACGTAATACAGGCACAAAATACGGATTGACAAACCGGCTTTCTTCCGTTTGTGTGCTTTGCACCACCCTGAACCGCCCCAACGCCCAGCCTAAACCGGCTGTTAAAACCAGCTTTTCAGAAGAAAGAAAATCGCAGCTGAAACCATCAAGGAAAAACTCATAGCCGCTCAGTCTGAATTCATGTGAAGAGGTACGAACTGTTTGAGCCGGGTAGTAATGAAATGCAAAAGCCCCGCTTGTAGAGGGCCATTGATTCACCACAAACATGCCCATTGCCCCGGTTTCAAATCCCGCAGAAAACATCGCCGATTGAAAGCCTGCAGCACCATATTGAGCCGCAAGAAAAGCATTTACTCCGGCAAGCGGCAGCGGGCGATAACCCAATCCTGCACCATAATAATCTGCAATGGATCTCACCGTTTTATCACGCGGATGCCTGATTCCCGGATGCCCCCAAACCATTACCGCAGCCAGAATACAAGCTGCGGTAATGATAATTTTTTTGCCGTACATGAACTGTTAACATTTACTCCGCCCCCGGCGCCGAAGGCGCCGGCATTGTATCAGCCGGTGCATCTTCCTTATCGGCAGTGCCAAAGGTGAATGCGATAAATGCACCGTACATGCCGCCGCTTAAACGCGTGCCGGGCAAATCGCCGCCATTGCCGCTCTTTTTCCGCCAGCCGGTTTTCGACCAGTCGTGGCGATAGGCACCGCGTGCGCCGATGGTTACACGGTCAAACAGCGTAAAGCTGAGCTCCGAACGCAGCATGGGTATGAAATACGGATTGGTGTAAACCGTTTCGCCGGCTGCATCCTTGCTTACAATTTTGGTGCGGCCCCAGGTCCAGCCCAAGCCGGCCGTAAACACCACTTTGCGCGAACTGATGAAATCGAAGCTGGAACCATCATACTGCATGTTCCAGCCACCCAGCGTCATTTCGCGGGCCGAATCGGAAATGGTTTGCGGCAGCAGGTAATGAAAAGTAAGCAGCGATGCCGAATTGAATTCGGTGCTGGAAGCATCCACATGGTTAAAACGACCACGATCAAGCCCCACATACATCGCGTTGCTTTCAAAACCGCTGGCAAAACCGCTGTAACGGAGCTGACTGTTGAGACTGGCGATGGGCAATACATAAAAACCGGCGCCGGGGCCGATATACTGCATGCCGCCTTTGAGCGGGTTTTGTGCGTGCGCCTGCGTAGCACCAAATGTCATGGCCGCAAACACAGCTGCCGCTGAAATAAAGTACAATTTTTTCATAACGGGAGTTTAAGTATGTGTACTGGATATGCTGTTTGTGAGCCTAATTTAGATAAACTGAAGCAGGCGAGTACGTTAAATTTCACTTCTCCACGTGTATTGTGCAGGATGGGTTATTTCTTCTTCAGAAAATCGCGGATGAAATACCAGATGGAGGCAAACACACCAACCAGTGTAAGCACCAGTGTAAACACCGGAATTTTGCCCAGCGGGAAACGCGCATCAAGCCAGCGCCCGCCCAGAGCGGCAGCGGTAATAATTACGGCCATGTAGGTGGCCATGCTCAGGTAACGTGCGGCCGACGGATCAAGCCGTTTGCGGTTCGGTGGTGGCGGTGCTGTCATGCAGTGCGGGCCTGGTTACACCGGCCATGGTGCAGGAACCTGAAAAATCGGCACCGGGCTCAATAGCCAGTTTGCCGGTCACCAGATCGCCCGAAAGCTTTGAGGTGGCTTTAAGTGTAAGCAGCTCGGCCACGTTCACATTGCCTTTTACAGTACCCGAAATATCGGCGTTCTGGCAATGCACTTCTCCTTCAATTACACCGGTTGGGCCTACTACTAATTTACCACGGGTGTTTACCGAACCTTTCAGGTTGCCGTCAATCCGGATATCGCCGCCCGAAACAATATCGCCGTCAATGGATGTGCCCGAACCAATAATGTTTACTGAACCGCCATCGGCAGCAGCTGTGCGTGATGAAGTATTGCCTTTTGCATTGAACATGAAGTAAAGATAAGTATTTGCACAAAAAAAACACCAGCAAATAGGGGTTCGCCCGTTCTGCCTTGTCATACCTGCATAACACAATCCATAAAATGAAACAATTCAGCTACACATTACTTTTCTCAATGGCCCTTGCGGTGCTTTCTTCGTGCTCAGGTGTGCTGGGTGTACACGGTGAAGGCGCTGCCGTAGTAGAACAACGTTCTCCGGGTGTATTTCAAAAACTGGCTCTTGATATTGATGCCGATGTGATTCTGCACTCCGATTCGGTTTACCGCCTCGAAATAACCGGCCAGCGCAACATACTCGATGTACTTACCACACGCGTAAACAACAACGAACTGGAAATCGACTTTTCAGATTGCGTAAGTGAGTACAGCGGCATCACCATTCATGTGTATGCTCCTGTATATGTGGCGGTCAGCATCAGCGGCTCAGGCAGCATACGCAACAACGACAGCCTCACCGCAGCTTCATTACGCATCGACATTAATGGCTCGGGCACGGCCAGTCTTCAAAACATACGCAGCAATTCGGTTGTTTCCGATATCAGTGGCAGCGGCAACGTAACCCTCAGCGGCAGTGCACAGTTGTTTACCCACTCCGTTTCCGGCAGCGGCAACCTGAAAGCATACGATCTCATCACTCAAACAGCCAACCTCACCTGCTCAGGCAGCGGCAACTGCGAAGTAACTGTATCGCAAACACTTGCGGTTGACATTTCGGGCAGCGGCGACGTGTTTTACCAGGGCAATCCGGCACTAAACGTTTCCATTTCGGGTTCGGGGCGCGTTGTACACGTAAACTAAGAGCCTTTGTTTTTGAGCTTTGTTTTGAGCACATTTTTCCTCAGACAAGGCGTGTTTTGCAGGCGATCCTTGGAGAGGATCGACAAAAAACAGAACGCAGGATGAGGGAAAATGAACCGAAACAAAGCCAAAGGATAAATTTTAAACAATCACTAAACACAATGAGGCTTGCATTTGCTTTTATCGCTTCACTTTTTCTTTTCACAGCCTGCGAAAGCAGCACCGAGCGCCAGTGGGTGGTTTCAAACCGTTCGGCCACTACCGTAAGGGTAAGTCTTATTACCAAAATAACCGGCGACACGCTTTATCAATCCATTGAACCGGGAAAAACCCGCGTCATTTATTCGCAAATGCAGGCGGGCGCAAGTTCGGGTGTGCTGCGTGCACTTACCGTGTTTGATACCGTGGTTATTGAAAATGCCACGAACAATTTTATGCAGAAGGATTTTTTCAATCAGCGTAACTGGGGCATCGATATTTCACAGATAAAAAAATTCCCTTCTTACTATTCCCATCAATATACCTTCGTGATTACCGATCAGGACTTTTAGCCAATCTGCATCCCCGATTAATACATCCCCATATACTACAAAGCCGCACTGAAATAAGTGCGGCTTTGTAGTATATGTGCCTTTTTAAATAGTTGTTGTTGAGATTTGTGTTGAGCAGATTTTTCTTCGGAAAAGGCGCTTTTCGCAGGCAATACTTAGAAAGTACCGACAAGTAATGCAACGCAGGATGGGGAAAAATCCACCATCACAAGGCCAAAGGATGAATTTAAACAGGCGCTGAATAATGCTCTTTTTATTTCGTGTTGTTTACGTAGTTCTTGTCGAAAAACTCCTTGTACTGCTGGGTGTTTTTACTGCGGTAAAACAGGCTGTAATTGTCTTTAGAAATACTAAACACCTGATAAGATCCCGCTGTAAGTTCGGCAAACAGTTCAGGACGGCCTTTGAGAACGGAAAAATAGCTCATGGCCGAATTTTTATCCTTGAAGCCTTTCACAAGAATAATTTCGCGCTGGTTATCCAGAATAATGCTTGAAATAGTGAGCCCGTTCGACGCGTAATTCTGCATGTTGAAATCAGACAAGGCTATTTTAAAGTTGTTGATGTTTCCCTTGCCTTTAGTCACCACAATCATAAACTGGTGTTCGGCGTTGGCATCTAAAGTATAGGGTGGTGCAGCTTTAGCCGTGTCGGCACTAACCACATCGCCGCGCTGGCGTTTTATCGCATCAAGCAGCGCCTGCGCCTGATCTTTTACCGGATCCTTGGGGAATGTGGCCACAAGGTTGGTAAGCGATTTTTCCATTGCCGGTGTGCCTTGTGTTTTGCCAATACTTACGGCGCGGATATAGGCAAAGCGGGCTGCATTTTCGTTTTTGCGGCCAAATGTGGTATCGGCATAATTACAGCGGGTAATTACTTCGCTGTATTTGCCCTCGGTAAACATTACGTAGGTTTCCTCGTAATAGCGAACCACCTTGTTTTTTTCGGTGAGCTTATCCACCTCAAAATTCGGGTTGCGGATGAGTTCAGCATACTCGCTTTGCGGATATTTTGAGAGGATATAGTTTTTATGCTCGTCGGCTTTGGCGGTATTATTCTGGCTTTGGTAAATACGGTAAAGCTGAAAATGTGAGGGCAGTGAATATTTGTGTGTGGGAAAACGCTGGCACAGGGCTTCAAAAGCCTCAATGGAGCGCGCATTGTTGCGCAACTGTTCTTTGTAAATAGCTCCGAGGCTGTATAGTGCTTCGGCAATTTTTTCGTCAGATGCGGTAAGCTGTTCGGGCGTGAGCGGCAGGTTTTTCAGGTAAAAATCACGCCCCAGTTTGTCGTTGTTGCCGGGTTTGTTTCCGCCAGCCTGCGTGGTATTGCTGCTGCCTCCGTCGCCGCCGTCTTCGGTAATGTAGGTTTCCTTATTCATCCGCCGCCAGTTGTCTTCAAGCTTGCGGTTGCCCCATTTGCGGGTAAACTCGCCCATGCCGAATGAAATGGTGGACGGATTGTAGAAGTACCAAAGCCCGCCCGGGTTGCCACCGCCAATGGGGCTGCCGCCCGGGTTATTTACCGGATTTACGGGGCCGCCTCCTTGCTGCAGCAAGGCCTCCTGTTCTTCTTTTTTCTTACGGTCTTCTTCTTTCTTGGCTGCAATCAGTTTGTCGATATAGGCATACAGCCCGGTAGTGTCTGTACCGTACTTTTTTACAATGCCCTGCAGGCTGTCTTCAAGGCGCACAGTTTTTATATAACGTACCAGGGTGCTCAGGCTTGATCTTTTTTCATCAATCTGGGCATACGAAGCGTAGTCTTTGGGCAAAAACTGCATGGTACTGTCGTAATAGGCCTGTGCATTAATGTAATCGGTTTCCGTAAAATACAAATCGCCGAGCGCCAGATACGTAAGTGCTTTTTGTTTGGCATTGCCTGCACTTACCGCAATTGATTTTTTGTAGAACGTGCGGGCGCCTTCCATATCGCCACCGGCTGCTTCGAGCTGGCCCAGGGTGTAATAAATCTGGTCCTGATACTCGTTGTTTTTATCGTCGGTGAGCATTTTCTCCAGTTCCTTTTTGGCGCCGGCGCGTGTTTTGCTGTTGGCTCCGCTCAGTCGTGCGCGGCTTATGCGCGCATTGAAAAGCATTTCGTAGGGCGGATTCATTTCCACTACTTCGCCATAGAGTTTGCCGGCTTTTTTCTCCTCGCCGGTTTTCTCGTAAAGCTGCGCCAGAATGTAGGTGTAGCGTGCGCGGGTCTTTTTCTTTTTGGTAATGAGCAGGGCTTCTTCGAGGTATTTAATGGCGTTGCCGTAATTGCCGGTGTGCATGTACAGATCGGCGTAGGTTGCCTTTATTTCGGGCAGCAGTGCCGGCGGGCAGGCCTTATCGTTGGCAATCATGTCAAGAAGCGTCTCGGCCTGACTGTAGCCACCCAGCCCGATGTGTGTGCGCGCCTGCCAGAGATAACCGTCAAAACGAATGGGAAACTTGGCGTATTTCTGCGTCACATAATTAAACACCTCCATGGCCGAGAGGTACTCGCCCTTGTAGTAGCGCGCCTGACCAATAATCAGGTAGCTGTCGTCAATCCATTTTACCGCACCGGCAATTTCTTCACCGTCTTTTTTGGTAATGGCGTGGCGTTCAATAACGGTGGTCGATTTCTTTATGGCCTTTTCGTAATCGGCAAACGACCCTTTTGTTTCGGGCGTATTGGGCAGGCGGAAAATAGGCAGCAGCTCCGAGTAATCGTCCACATAGGCCTTTTCAATCTTGTCGCGGGCATCCTTCATGCTTTCGCGGGCATAGAAATAGCCGTTGTAGCGCGAAGTCATGTTGTGATAACCACGGGTAACCCGCGTGTTTTTCTTGGTGGTACACGATGTGGCAAAAGCGCCCAGCAAAAGCAGCAGCGCGGCAAAAGACAGATATGCGGAAGTACGGTTCACGAAACGAATGGTCTGGCGGGGATAACGCCCGAAAAACAAAAATAGTGTATTCTGTGTAAGAATAGGACGCAGAAAAGGGTGTTTGGTTGCTTGAAAGAAGGCTAAACCATACTATTTCACCGGGAAACGATAGACTCAGCAGGGAAGCCAGTCTTGAATTTACTTCCTTCTCTTGCGTATGGCCCGCTCTCTAACATTCGGATTTCGGGCCGAATGAAATAACCCTAACACCACTAATTCATCTTCAAATACATCATATTCAATATAATATGGAAATTTTTCCATCCGGGCAAGGCGTGAATTATTTCTCGTTTTCACCGCCGTATTCGGATTTTCGGTTAAAAACCGAATGAATTGATGAAATTCCTGCTGAAAAACACTCCCAAGACCTTCACGCTGTATCTCATACCATTTCGATACGGCAATAATCTCGCTAAAAACTTCCGGGTGATACCGTACCCGAAAATTCATTTTGAAATTGTTTTTAACGTCTTGGTCATTTGCTCCATTAACTCTTCATGACTCAACCCTTTCACTTTACCTGTCTGCATTTCCATCCTGCGTCTTTTCGTTGTTTCGATGTCCTCATTACTTAATTCAAAATTTTGAAGACCTACTTCACGCTCCAATAGTTGATGAACGATAATTAAAAAACTATCATCAACCTGATCGATGTACTCGTGAATTTTTTTCCTTAATGCCGAAGTCGTCATCGTGTCTTATTTTGATTTAAAGGTAACAAAACCCACGCATATTTTCTTTTGACTCGGGGATAAAAGCGTCTCTCTTGAACAACAAAAAGACGAATTCCTGATTCATTCGGGAATAATCCGATATTTGTTTGCAATCATGGCAAAAGAAACCGGCAAACGCAAATGGAGAGATCGTTTACGCCGCCCTTACAGGCTGGTGGTAATGAACGACGATACCTTTGCCGAGCAGTTTTCGCTGCGGCTTACACCCATGGGCATTCTGGTGCTTATCGGTGTGGTCACAATCATTATGACCACGCTGGTCATCATGCTCATTGCCTTCACCCCGCTGCGCGAATACATTCCCGGCTATTCCGACCCCGAACTGCGCAACGAGCTTGATATGACCCGGCAGCGGGTCGATTCGCTCAACCGGGCGGCCGAGGCCAACAGCATTTGGGTAAGCAACCTGCAAAAAATACTCACCGGCACCGACAAGCCCGAAAAGCCCGGCAACCCGCGCGATACATCCCGCACACGCAACATCCCCGCCGCCAAACCCTCAGCCGCCGACACCGCCCTGCGCCGCGAAATTGAGGGCGACATGAACACCTACTCCCTGCGCCTGGGCGTAAAAAAAAGCAGCGGCATCAGCGGCTTCTTCTTCTTCGCTCCGGTTAAAGGCGCTGTTACTACCGCCTACAGCGCGGCCGAAGAACATTACGGCGTGGATGTGGCCGCCGCCGAATCAGATGCCGTAAAAGCCACGCTCGACGGCACGGTTATTTCGGCCGGGTGGACGCTCGAAAACGGCTATGTCATTCAGCTTCAGCACACCAACAACATCGTCTCGGTGTACAAGCATAACTCGGTGCTGCTCAAAAAACCCGGCCAGTTTGTAAAAGCCGGCGACCCCATTGCCATTGTAGGCACCAGCGGCGAACAAAGCACCGGCCCGCACCTGCACTTCGAGCTTTGGTACAACGGCATCCCGCTCGATCCGCAGGACTTCATCAGCTTCTGATTTTTTTTGCGCATGAACTACATCGCCGCCCTTTCACTGCTTCTGCTGCTGGCTGCATGCGGCAGCAATACCCCAAAACCCGTGGCCGGCACCGTCACCACGCCCGCAGCCGTGGCCGATACGCTCAATCGTTTCGACACCATTACCGCAAACGGCCACACCATTATGCTCCTGCCCGCCACCGAGGCCCAATTCAACGTGCGCGATGCGTCTGAGTGGCGCATTCCCTGCAACGAAAACCTGGGCGAACAGCACTTCTCCTGCCTCGAAAAATGGATGAAAGATGTGCTCATCGCCGATTCCGCCATCGTTTCCCGCACCGACTCGGTAACTATGCGTATCCGCCTGAACAACGGAAACAACATCTTCCTGCGCGATACACTTTACACCGAAGCCAATGAGGGCGATGTGCGCCTCAACGAATACATGGGCAGGCTTTACCGTATGCCGTGGCTGGTTTTCGGCCGCACGTACTACGAAGCGTTTGATGCCGCCCTTTACAACCTCAACACCGGGCAGGAAGTGCCGCTTTATCACTATCCCATCCTCTCGCCGCAAAAAAACTGGCTGCTCGTGTACAACTACGACCTCGAAGCCGGCTACACCTTTAACGGCCTACAACTGCTCAGCCTCAGCGGCGATAATGCCACCGTTGTTTTCGAACGTGCTTACGATAAATGGGGCGCCACCAATGCAAAGTGGATCAGCGCAAACGAAGCCATTATTGAACAGAGTGTGCCCGATTACGGGAGTCCCGATTATCGGTTAAAGAAGTTTTACGCGCGGTTGGTGATTAACTAAAAATCAAAAATCAGGAGCGAACCTTCAGCATTTCAAAAAACCGTTCGGCTCCTGCTTTCTCTGCGGTGCGGCAGCGGTTACACAACAAAAAACACATACCCGGCCGCCCCTTCGTTCAATCAGGGCTATAGCCTCAACTGGTCAGGTGCATTTAATATACAATTGTCCTGATTTGCGTAAATTAACCCTGCCATGAAAAATTGCTTCACTTCAGCCGTATTCCTGTTCCTGTGTCATTCCCTCGCCGCCCAACTCTGGACACAGCTCGGCCCTAATGGCGGCTACTTCAAGGATTTCGCCATTGACCCGGCCAGCCCGCAAACCGTGTTTGCCGGCAGCGACGATTCGGGCGGTATCTGGAAAAGTACCGATGGCGGTGTAACCTGGGCACACGTAACCGAAGAACTTCCCGACTTTACCGGCTGGCACATTACCATTGATACGCTTACGCCCGGCACTGTATATGCCTGCGAAATGTATGGCCGCTACGGCGTAGCCAAATCAACCGACGGCGGCAATACGTGGACGCACATCGGCAACGGCCTGCAAACCAAGTACGACCGCATGGTAACCAAACTGGCCGTTGACCCGGCCAATGCCCAGCGCCTCTGGATAAGCACCGGCAGCGACGAAAACGGCAATCCGCCCCGGCCCGGCAACGGCGTGTTTGTAAGCACCAACGGCGGGGCAAGCTGGCAACCTACAGGCCTGCAGGACACA
Proteins encoded in this region:
- a CDS encoding AtpZ/AtpI family protein; translation: MTAPPPPNRKRLDPSAARYLSMATYMAVIITAAALGGRWLDARFPLGKIPVFTLVLTLVGVFASIWYFIRDFLKKK
- the atpB gene encoding F0F1 ATP synthase subunit A is translated as MASGHEAKPAHGEHGEEAKFNPGKMIMEHISDAHDWHLWGHTHIPLPVILKTDKGFEFFLSSRFHDNASGVYKGAHYSYKMEENKIEVWDETLNAANHEATHHLYDFSITKNVVTLFIVVIMLMYVFMSIAKAYKRRPGQAPKGMQSFFEPIIIFVRDDLARPALGHKYEKFMPYLLTVFFFIWFSNMLGLIPFFPGGANFTGNITITAALALLTFIITTINGNGHYWRHIFAMPGVPAFVLVILTPIEILGMFLRPFVLMIRLFANISAGHIIALAFYSLIFIFGKGGESMGGGLGVSIVSILFTVFMFAMELLVAFLQAYVFTLLSAIYFGAAVEEHHHEEHDHAHDHAHAAAAH
- a CDS encoding polymer-forming cytoskeletal protein, giving the protein MFNAKGNTSSRTAAADGGSVNIIGSGTSIDGDIVSGGDIRIDGNLKGSVNTRGKLVVGPTGVIEGEVHCQNADISGTVKGNVNVAELLTLKATSKLSGDLVTGKLAIEPGADFSGSCTMAGVTRPALHDSTATTEPQTA
- a CDS encoding M23 family metallopeptidase encodes the protein MAKETGKRKWRDRLRRPYRLVVMNDDTFAEQFSLRLTPMGILVLIGVVTIIMTTLVIMLIAFTPLREYIPGYSDPELRNELDMTRQRVDSLNRAAEANSIWVSNLQKILTGTDKPEKPGNPRDTSRTRNIPAAKPSAADTALRREIEGDMNTYSLRLGVKKSSGISGFFFFAPVKGAVTTAYSAAEEHYGVDVAAAESDAVKATLDGTVISAGWTLENGYVIQLQHTNNIVSVYKHNSVLLKKPGQFVKAGDPIAIVGTSGEQSTGPHLHFELWYNGIPLDPQDFISF
- a CDS encoding tetratricopeptide repeat protein codes for the protein MNRTSAYLSFAALLLLLGAFATSCTTKKNTRVTRGYHNMTSRYNGYFYARESMKDARDKIEKAYVDDYSELLPIFRLPNTPETKGSFADYEKAIKKSTTVIERHAITKKDGEEIAGAVKWIDDSYLIIGQARYYKGEYLSAMEVFNYVTQKYAKFPIRFDGYLWQARTHIGLGGYSQAETLLDMIANDKACPPALLPEIKATYADLYMHTGNYGNAIKYLEEALLITKKKKTRARYTYILAQLYEKTGEEKKAGKLYGEVVEMNPPYEMLFNARISRARLSGANSKTRAGAKKELEKMLTDDKNNEYQDQIYYTLGQLEAAGGDMEGARTFYKKSIAVSAGNAKQKALTYLALGDLYFTETDYINAQAYYDSTMQFLPKDYASYAQIDEKRSSLSTLVRYIKTVRLEDSLQGIVKKYGTDTTGLYAYIDKLIAAKKEEDRKKKEEQEALLQQGGGPVNPVNNPGGSPIGGGNPGGLWYFYNPSTISFGMGEFTRKWGNRKLEDNWRRMNKETYITEDGGDGGSSNTTQAGGNKPGNNDKLGRDFYLKNLPLTPEQLTASDEKIAEALYSLGAIYKEQLRNNARSIEAFEALCQRFPTHKYSLPSHFQLYRIYQSQNNTAKADEHKNYILSKYPQSEYAELIRNPNFEVDKLTEKNKVVRYYEETYVMFTEGKYSEVITRCNYADTTFGRKNENAARFAYIRAVSIGKTQGTPAMEKSLTNLVATFPKDPVKDQAQALLDAIKRQRGDVVSADTAKAAPPYTLDANAEHQFMIVVTKGKGNINNFKIALSDFNMQNYASNGLTISSIILDNQREIILVKGFKDKNSAMSYFSVLKGRPELFAELTAGSYQVFSISKDNYSLFYRSKNTQQYKEFFDKNYVNNTK
- a CDS encoding DUF2807 domain-containing protein; translated protein: MKQFSYTLLFSMALAVLSSCSGVLGVHGEGAAVVEQRSPGVFQKLALDIDADVILHSDSVYRLEITGQRNILDVLTTRVNNNELEIDFSDCVSEYSGITIHVYAPVYVAVSISGSGSIRNNDSLTAASLRIDINGSGTASLQNIRSNSVVSDISGSGNVTLSGSAQLFTHSVSGSGNLKAYDLITQTANLTCSGSGNCEVTVSQTLAVDISGSGDVFYQGNPALNVSISGSGRVVHVN